A region from the Wolbachia endosymbiont (group A) of Rhinocyllus conicus genome encodes:
- a CDS encoding holo-[acyl-carrier-protein] synthase, translating into MIRGIGTDIVYIPRVLRILQKYGEKFLNRIYTEKEIELSRKYNSQEMRARYFAKRFAAKEAFVKARGTGFSQGIIMKDIEIYSDVRGKPYIAVRKDFISKDYKIHLSLSDDGDYATAFVIICVYSSHR; encoded by the coding sequence ATGATACGCGGTATCGGCACTGACATAGTATATATACCAAGAGTATTGAGAATATTACAAAAATACGGGGAAAAATTTCTCAATAGAATCTACACTGAAAAAGAAATAGAGCTAAGTAGAAAGTATAATAGTCAAGAAATGCGAGCAAGGTATTTTGCCAAACGCTTTGCAGCAAAAGAAGCTTTTGTTAAAGCACGAGGTACTGGATTTAGCCAGGGCATTATAATGAAAGATATAGAAATATACAGCGATGTAAGAGGAAAACCATATATTGCTGTCAGAAAGGATTTCATCTCAAAGGACTACAAGATTCATCTTTCTCTGAGTGACGATGGAGATTACGCTACTGCATTTGTTATAATTTGCGTCTATAGCTCACACAGATAA
- the proS gene encoding proline--tRNA ligase — MRLSKYYLPTLKEKPTHAKIISHQYSLRAGLIKQIASGIYTWLPLGLRVLKNIEDIIRDEMDKSGAIEALMPCVQPANLWRESGRYDDYGKEMLRIRDRHEEDMLFGPTHEEVATDLIRDVVKSYKDLPLCLYHIQWKFRDEVRPRYGVMRGREFLMKDAYSFDVDYEGALNSYNLMYKTYIKIFKRMGLTPIGVRADTGPIGGNLSHEFHILANTGESTLYYDNKFSELLESEDIESLKSIYAVADDMHDPETCPISQEQLNVSKGIEIGHIFYFGDKYSKPMKASVTSQDGKNVNIHMGSYGIGVSRLVGAIIEAFHDDKGIIWPESVAPFRIGLINLQTKVTEAADKIYKALKSDEVLYDDTERSIGVKFSRMDLIGLPWQIIVGKKAIDENIVEVKNRATGEVKEMQIEEAINRFSTK; from the coding sequence ATGCGTTTATCCAAATATTACCTACCAACTCTAAAGGAAAAGCCTACCCATGCTAAAATTATCTCCCATCAATATTCTTTACGTGCAGGTTTAATAAAGCAGATAGCATCTGGCATCTATACGTGGTTGCCGCTTGGTCTGCGCGTGCTTAAGAATATTGAAGATATTATCAGAGATGAAATGGATAAATCTGGTGCAATTGAAGCATTAATGCCTTGTGTGCAACCAGCAAATCTTTGGCGAGAATCGGGACGTTACGATGATTACGGTAAGGAAATGCTACGTATAAGGGATAGGCATGAGGAAGATATGCTTTTCGGTCCAACGCATGAGGAGGTAGCAACTGATCTAATTAGAGATGTGGTAAAAAGTTACAAAGATTTGCCACTTTGTTTGTATCATATCCAGTGGAAATTCCGTGATGAGGTAAGACCACGTTATGGTGTTATGAGGGGTAGGGAATTTCTGATGAAGGATGCATACAGTTTTGATGTAGATTACGAAGGTGCACTGAATTCATATAATTTGATGTACAAAACTTACATAAAAATCTTCAAACGCATGGGACTTACTCCAATTGGAGTGAGAGCGGACACTGGGCCAATTGGAGGAAATTTGAGCCACGAGTTTCATATATTGGCAAACACTGGTGAGAGCACTTTATATTATGACAATAAATTTTCTGAACTACTAGAAAGTGAAGATATTGAAAGTTTAAAGAGTATATACGCAGTTGCAGATGATATGCATGATCCTGAGACTTGCCCTATATCACAAGAGCAGTTAAATGTTAGTAAAGGTATTGAAATAGGGCATATTTTTTATTTTGGCGACAAATATTCAAAGCCTATGAAAGCAAGTGTTACTTCTCAAGATGGAAAAAATGTCAATATACATATGGGTTCGTATGGCATTGGGGTTTCAAGACTTGTTGGTGCAATAATAGAAGCTTTTCATGATGATAAAGGAATTATCTGGCCAGAATCGGTGGCTCCTTTCAGAATTGGTTTAATCAATTTACAAACGAAAGTAACGGAGGCTGCAGATAAAATATACAAAGCTTTGAAAAGTGATGAAGTGCTTTACGATGATACGGAAAGAAGTATAGGAGTAAAATTTTCTAGAATGGATCTGATAGGCTTGCCGTGGCAAATAATTGTTGGAAAAAAGGCAATAGATGAAAATATAGTTGAAGTAAAAAATAGAGCAACTGGAGAGGTAAAAGAAATGCAGATTGAGGAAGCAATAAATCGCTTTAGCACAAAATGA
- a CDS encoding IS5 family transposase has product MPQKMRVSNCHEYNKFLQERGSIFCYINDAIENWYENCPKMQGGNYIYSDKVVILVHIIVSFFRIGLRQTVGFIKGYLQQIGRDLAVISYSQASRRFKKLNIKINDCRIDKNNMEDIEIAMDSTGISIYNNTPGHSKENSTDRKYRGYEQTRKLHVMLNINNKKAIAVKYSNGVYSDHYGACDLLKEVDFQHAIKALYADRACDRHKFYKLCNEYDIKTKIPPINNAAEHPEIDYMSDRNAAIRLIKLYGEDGMKEWKKEVNYGKRSYIEGFFSRLKQIFGFSFRNKSEINREKELLIKCYLLNKFTDIGMAKFEIVT; this is encoded by the coding sequence ATGCCACAAAAAATGAGAGTCAGTAACTGCCATGAATATAACAAATTTCTCCAAGAAAGAGGAAGCATTTTTTGTTATATCAATGACGCCATAGAAAATTGGTACGAGAATTGTCCAAAAATGCAGGGCGGCAACTATATTTATAGTGATAAAGTTGTGATTTTGGTGCATATAATCGTCAGTTTCTTTAGAATTGGTTTAAGACAAACAGTCGGGTTTATAAAAGGGTATTTGCAACAAATAGGAAGAGATTTGGCAGTTATCAGCTATTCACAAGCATCAAGAAGGTTTAAGAAACTTAATATTAAGATAAATGATTGCAGAATTGATAAAAATAATATGGAAGATATCGAAATTGCTATGGACAGTACAGGAATTAGTATATACAACAACACTCCTGGTCACAGCAAGGAAAATAGCACTGACAGAAAATATCGTGGCTATGAGCAAACGAGAAAATTGCACGTAATGTTGAATATAAACAACAAAAAAGCCATAGCTGTAAAATACAGTAACGGTGTCTACTCTGATCACTATGGAGCTTGTGATTTGCTAAAAGAAGTTGATTTTCAGCATGCCATAAAAGCACTATATGCAGATAGAGCATGTGATAGGCACAAGTTTTATAAGTTGTGTAACGAATATGATATAAAGACAAAAATTCCACCAATAAACAATGCGGCAGAACATCCAGAAATAGATTATATGTCTGACAGGAATGCTGCTATTAGGTTAATAAAACTATACGGTGAAGATGGCATGAAAGAATGGAAAAAAGAAGTAAATTATGGGAAAAGATCTTATATTGAAGGGTTTTTCTCAAGATTAAAGCAAATATTCGGATTTAGTTTTAGGAATAAATCTGAGATAAATCGAGAAAAAGAACTGCTAATCAAATGCTATTTGCTTAATAAATTCACTGATATTGGTATGGCTAAATTTGAGATAGTTACATGA
- a CDS encoding ABC transporter ATP-binding protein → MRSNIRELFCYIKPNLSYFIIAFIAVLFSALTILLFGRGLSNIIDSGTEHDFTTKLLVAILIVLAISLTAFTRLYFIGIGSEKVIARIRYDLYSSITDLQPSFFENTGVQDVISALITDTSALQSIINSSLLTILRNFVILIGSVAMLLYTNLHLTAYAAAIVPILLIIMTSFGKKVRSYARFAQDKLSELASLSEENFRSIVTIKSFVLEENEKTRFKEYLNSVSKSYVKLVLLRAILVTLVITCVIGSLVVLLFFGIKEVLSNNITIGELSSFVFYSALAAGAINNLSDNISDLQRGLGIVERLFEFKNMKSSIADANDPIKICSVQKGISFNGVTFFYESQSDKPALNNISFSIKAGQVVSIVGPSGSGKSTILKLLLRFHDPSRGSITIDGHNIKSIALNDLRLLFGLVPQDNIIFSCSIMENILYGKPGAEYEEVKQAAISAYAMEFIDKLPDKFDTFVGKRGLKLSEGQKQRIIIARAILKNPQVLILDEATSALDYKSENLVQKALSKLMQNRTTIVITHRLSTALKTDKIIVINHGKVEEVGTHDSLISKDGLYAKLAKIQWN, encoded by the coding sequence ATGCGATCTAATATTAGAGAGTTATTTTGCTATATAAAGCCTAATCTATCTTATTTCATCATAGCTTTTATTGCAGTTTTATTTTCAGCCTTAACGATCCTCCTCTTTGGCAGAGGCTTAAGCAACATAATTGATTCTGGCACAGAGCACGATTTTACTACCAAACTATTAGTTGCAATACTTATAGTTTTAGCCATTTCTCTCACTGCATTTACTCGGTTATATTTCATTGGCATTGGCAGCGAGAAAGTTATCGCAAGAATCAGATATGACTTATATAGCAGTATCACTGACTTGCAACCAAGTTTCTTTGAGAACACAGGCGTACAAGATGTTATCTCAGCACTCATTACTGATACCTCTGCGCTGCAATCAATAATAAATAGCAGCCTACTCACCATATTGCGAAATTTTGTAATATTAATTGGCAGTGTTGCCATGTTATTATATACAAATCTGCACCTAACTGCGTATGCAGCCGCAATAGTACCTATACTACTCATTATTATGACCTCATTTGGAAAAAAAGTGCGTAGCTATGCACGCTTTGCCCAGGATAAATTAAGTGAGCTTGCATCACTTAGTGAGGAAAATTTTCGATCTATAGTGACTATCAAATCGTTTGTACTCGAAGAAAATGAAAAAACCCGTTTTAAGGAGTATTTAAACTCAGTATCAAAATCATACGTAAAATTAGTACTCTTGCGTGCTATTTTAGTAACTCTAGTTATCACGTGTGTGATAGGTTCACTAGTTGTTTTGCTCTTTTTTGGTATTAAAGAAGTCTTAAGCAATAATATAACTATTGGAGAACTCTCCTCATTTGTGTTTTATTCAGCGCTTGCGGCAGGAGCTATAAATAATTTGAGCGATAATATCAGTGATTTACAACGAGGTCTTGGAATAGTAGAGCGTTTATTTGAATTTAAAAATATGAAAAGCTCTATAGCAGATGCCAATGATCCTATAAAAATTTGTAGTGTTCAAAAAGGAATTTCGTTTAATGGCGTGACATTTTTTTATGAATCTCAGTCTGATAAGCCAGCGTTAAATAACATATCATTTTCTATAAAGGCAGGTCAAGTAGTATCAATTGTTGGACCATCTGGCAGTGGTAAAAGCACCATTTTAAAACTTCTGCTCCGTTTTCATGATCCAAGCAGAGGCAGCATTACTATCGATGGGCACAATATTAAGTCAATTGCGTTAAATGACCTCAGATTGTTGTTTGGCTTAGTGCCACAAGATAACATAATATTCTCTTGCTCAATAATGGAAAATATACTATATGGCAAACCTGGTGCTGAATATGAAGAAGTGAAGCAAGCAGCTATCAGCGCTTATGCGATGGAATTTATTGATAAGCTGCCTGATAAATTTGATACATTTGTAGGAAAAAGAGGATTAAAACTTTCTGAAGGACAAAAACAACGTATTATAATAGCAAGAGCCATACTCAAAAACCCTCAGGTTTTAATACTGGATGAAGCAACCTCTGCCCTTGATTATAAAAGTGAGAACCTCGTGCAAAAAGCATTAAGCAAGTTAATGCAAAACAGAACAACGATCGTAATTACACACAGACTATCAACTGCACTTAAAACTGACAAGATTATAGTAATTAATCACGGAAAAGTAGAAGAAGTAGGGACTCATGACTCCCTAATAAGTAAAGACGGGTTGTATGCAAAACTGGCGAAGATACAGTGGAATTGA